The Kineothrix sp. MB12-C1 genome includes a window with the following:
- a CDS encoding YggS family pyridoxal phosphate-dependent enzyme codes for MSKKEIHDNLMIVEKKIQIACRKAERAPEEVQLIAVSKTMPVSVLLEAYECGCRHFGENKVQELVEKYEQMPKDIKWHMIGHLQRNKVKYIIDKVALIHSVDSLKLAEEISKEAVKKNVIAHILIEVNIAQEETKFGVAKDEAAALIESIAKLPSIKVEGLMTIAPYVENPEENRRYFAGLRQLSVDIMEKNNDNVNMNVLSMGMTGDYEVAVEEGATYARVGTGIFGSRHYNG; via the coding sequence ATGAGTAAAAAAGAGATACATGATAACTTAATGATAGTTGAAAAGAAGATACAGATAGCTTGCCGGAAGGCAGAACGTGCACCTGAGGAAGTACAACTGATTGCAGTAAGTAAAACGATGCCGGTATCTGTGCTCTTAGAGGCATATGAATGTGGATGCCGGCACTTTGGCGAAAATAAAGTACAGGAGCTTGTGGAAAAATATGAGCAGATGCCAAAGGATATTAAGTGGCATATGATAGGTCATCTCCAGAGAAATAAAGTGAAGTATATTATCGACAAGGTCGCTCTTATCCATAGCGTGGATTCCTTAAAATTAGCGGAGGAAATTAGTAAAGAAGCAGTGAAGAAAAATGTCATCGCCCATATCCTTATTGAAGTAAATATCGCTCAGGAAGAGACAAAGTTCGGGGTGGCAAAAGATGAGGCTGCAGCCCTAATTGAAAGCATTGCAAAGCTGCCGTCGATTAAGGTCGAAGGGTTGATGACGATAGCTCCATATGTTGAAAATCCTGAGGAAAACAGGCGATACTTTGCCGGCTTACGGCAATTATCTGTTGACATAATGGAAAAAAACAATGATAATGTTAATATGAATGTTTTATCAATGGGTATGACGGGCGATTATGAGGTCGCAGTTGAGGAAGGGGCAACTTATGCCCGTGTGGGGACAGGCATATTTGGTAGCAGGCATTATAATGGTTAA
- a CDS encoding cell division protein SepF — protein sequence MGVMDKFLNYMKLNDEDEDYYDEDYYDDTEEAPKKVMMQKEEPIPIEDATTKKTAPKITPMARQPRKLGGAGMEVCVIKPTTVEDAREITETLLANRTVVLNLEGLDVDIAQRIIDFTSGSCFAMSGNLQKISHYIFIITPASVDISGDFQELLSGAFDVPINK from the coding sequence ATGGGAGTAATGGATAAGTTTCTAAATTATATGAAATTAAATGATGAAGATGAAGATTATTATGATGAAGATTACTATGATGATACAGAAGAAGCCCCGAAAAAAGTGATGATGCAGAAGGAAGAGCCTATCCCTATAGAGGATGCGACTACGAAAAAGACTGCTCCTAAGATTACACCAATGGCGAGACAGCCTCGCAAGTTAGGGGGAGCTGGCATGGAAGTATGTGTTATTAAACCGACAACGGTAGAGGATGCGAGAGAAATTACGGAAACTTTGCTTGCCAATCGGACAGTGGTTCTTAATTTGGAAGGATTGGATGTGGATATTGCACAACGGATTATCGATTTTACTTCCGGTTCCTGTTTTGCAATGAGCGGAAATCTTCAGAAGATATCCCATTACATATTTATCATTACCCCGGCAAGTGTTGATATTTCCGGTGATTTTCAGGAACTTTTATCAGGAGCATTCGATGTTCCTATCAATAAGTAA
- the aroB gene encoding 3-dehydroquinate synthase has translation MAQRMTINYEKKPCYDIVFSQSFEELGCELEDLGIKERRLCIVTDSSVEALYAQSVFEIIKDKCKKAVIFSFPSGEQSKTLDTARKVYTFLIEEGFDRGDLLIALGGGVVGDLTGFAAATYLRGIDFIQIPTTLLSQADSSIGGKTGVDFDGFKNMVGAFHMPKLVYMNVSSLKTLEERQYFSGFAEIMKHGLIRDHIFYEWLLENMYEICEREPSVLEEMVMRSSSIKKMIVEKDPMEKGDRALLNLGHTIGHAIEKAKNFELYHGECVALGCVAAAFISWKHELLTMEEYYEIRDMFVPFNLPISVEDIDAREIAALTKTDKKMDAGKLKFILLKKVGKAIVDTSVTEEDIINAVREIVFTEDDMKE, from the coding sequence ATGGCGCAAAGAATGACCATTAATTATGAGAAAAAACCTTGTTATGATATTGTATTTTCACAGAGCTTCGAAGAACTTGGCTGTGAATTGGAAGATCTAGGAATTAAGGAACGCCGTCTTTGTATTGTTACAGACTCTTCTGTAGAAGCATTATATGCGCAGAGCGTTTTCGAAATCATAAAGGATAAGTGTAAGAAGGCAGTTATTTTCTCTTTTCCTTCCGGCGAACAGAGTAAAACCTTAGATACTGCAAGGAAGGTCTATACTTTTCTTATTGAAGAAGGTTTTGACAGAGGTGATTTACTTATTGCGCTCGGAGGCGGGGTGGTTGGAGATTTAACAGGATTCGCAGCGGCTACTTATTTAAGAGGAATTGACTTTATACAGATACCTACGACCTTATTGTCACAGGCTGACAGCAGCATTGGCGGAAAGACCGGGGTTGACTTCGATGGCTTTAAGAATATGGTAGGAGCTTTTCATATGCCTAAGCTAGTGTATATGAATGTTTCCTCTTTAAAAACTTTGGAAGAAAGGCAGTATTTTTCCGGATTTGCAGAAATTATGAAGCATGGCTTGATTCGTGATCATATTTTCTATGAATGGCTGCTTGAAAATATGTATGAAATATGTGAAAGAGAGCCTTCCGTATTAGAAGAAATGGTGATGAGAAGTAGTTCAATTAAAAAGATGATCGTAGAAAAGGACCCGATGGAAAAAGGGGATAGAGCCTTGTTAAACTTGGGCCATACGATTGGACATGCGATAGAAAAGGCGAAGAATTTCGAACTGTATCATGGAGAATGCGTGGCGCTCGGCTGCGTGGCCGCCGCCTTCATTTCTTGGAAACATGAACTTCTTACGATGGAAGAATATTATGAGATTCGCGATATGTTCGTCCCTTTCAATCTTCCTATTTCAGTAGAGGATATCGATGCCCGGGAAATTGCAGCACTTACGAAAACGGATAAGAAAATGGATGCCGGAAAGCTCAAGTTTATACTGCTTAAGAAGGTGGGAAAAGCGATAGTGGATACGAGTGTGACAGAGGAAGATATTATAAATGCGGTAAGAGAGATTGTTTTCACCGAAGATGATATGAAGGAGTAG
- the lspA gene encoding signal peptidase II, which produces MGQGKKMLAAFDLLFLAILIVVDQVSKYFAVLKLKDGTVFQAIDGVLEFRYLENKGAAFGLLQNQKALFLFVGIIFLCAICYVLYQSPYGRKYTVLHILLVTIAGGAIGNMIDRIRLDYVVDFIYFSYINFPIFNVADMYVTTASIILCILFLFYYKEEDLSFLNFKQNKYRESK; this is translated from the coding sequence ATGGGGCAGGGAAAAAAGATGTTGGCTGCGTTTGATTTACTTTTTCTTGCCATTTTGATTGTAGTGGATCAAGTAAGCAAGTATTTTGCAGTTTTGAAATTAAAAGATGGGACGGTATTTCAGGCCATAGATGGCGTTTTAGAGTTTCGTTATTTGGAGAATAAAGGGGCTGCATTTGGGCTTTTGCAGAATCAAAAAGCATTATTTTTATTTGTGGGCATTATTTTTCTGTGTGCTATCTGTTACGTGTTGTATCAGTCTCCTTATGGAAGAAAGTATACGGTGCTTCACATTCTTCTCGTGACCATTGCAGGAGGCGCCATTGGAAATATGATAGACCGTATTCGATTAGACTATGTAGTAGATTTCATTTATTTTTCCTATATTAATTTTCCTATCTTTAATGTTGCCGATATGTATGTAACGACGGCGTCCATTATCCTTTGTATATTATTTTTATTTTATTATAAGGAAGAGGACTTAAGTTTTCTCAATTTCAAACAGAATAAGTATAGGGAATCGAAATAG
- a CDS encoding RluA family pseudouridine synthase, translating into MDKDTRQFCFRVTEEMEDERIDKCLSMLMDSLSRSYIQKLLKDGQVTVNRTVVKANYRVKADDEIYLELPSAEEPDILPEDIPLEILYEDEDVLVVNKPKNMVVHPAAGHHSHTLVNAVMFHCRGELSGINGIMRPGIVHRIDKDTTGSVIICKNDYSHNHIAAQLKEHSVIRKYHAICYGTFAEDEGSINAPIGRHPVDRKKMAINEKNGKHAVTHYRVLERFKGYSYIECILETGRTHQIRVHMASIGHPLLGDEVYAEGRKSPFKLEGQCLHAKMLGFIHPRSLSYIETDAPLPDYFRHLLHIL; encoded by the coding sequence ATGGATAAGGATACCAGACAGTTTTGCTTTCGAGTAACAGAAGAAATGGAAGATGAGAGAATCGATAAGTGTTTAAGTATGCTTATGGATTCTTTGTCACGTTCTTATATACAGAAATTATTAAAAGACGGACAAGTTACCGTAAATCGTACCGTAGTGAAGGCGAATTATCGGGTGAAGGCCGATGATGAAATATATCTCGAACTGCCCTCTGCGGAGGAACCCGATATTTTACCGGAAGATATTCCGCTTGAGATTCTGTATGAGGATGAAGATGTACTTGTTGTCAATAAGCCGAAAAATATGGTAGTCCATCCGGCGGCAGGGCATCACAGCCATACACTTGTGAATGCGGTTATGTTTCATTGCCGGGGAGAATTATCCGGTATTAACGGTATTATGCGTCCCGGCATTGTCCATAGAATCGATAAGGATACCACAGGCTCTGTTATTATTTGTAAGAACGATTATTCCCATAATCATATTGCAGCTCAATTAAAGGAACATTCCGTAATACGAAAGTACCATGCAATATGTTATGGTACTTTCGCAGAAGATGAAGGCAGTATTAATGCTCCTATTGGAAGGCATCCGGTAGACCGTAAAAAGATGGCAATCAATGAAAAGAATGGGAAGCATGCGGTGACACATTATCGGGTGCTTGAGCGCTTCAAAGGATATAGCTATATCGAATGTATTCTGGAAACAGGTAGAACCCATCAGATTCGCGTTCATATGGCGAGTATAGGTCATCCTCTTCTCGGCGATGAAGTCTATGCCGAAGGCAGGAAATCTCCGTTTAAATTAGAGGGACAATGTCTGCATGCGAAGATGCTCGGCTTTATACATCCGCGTAGTCTGTCATATATTGAAACGGATGCTCCCTTACCTGATTATTTCCGGCATCTTCTTCATATTTTATAA
- a CDS encoding cytidylate kinase-like family protein — MDTIITIARQFGSAGREIGEHVAKQFGIPCYDKQLLTRAAQESGFCEEMIQTHDERPTNSFLYNLVMDTYSFGYNASSFVDMPISHKVFLAQFNTIKKIADEGPCVIVGRCADYALSDYKNCVNLFIYGDEDVKVKRIMNKYDLTEAKAKDMIVKKDKQRQSYYNYYSSKKWGRADSYDLCINSSVLGLEGTADLIVQFVKSLENNRAAGK, encoded by the coding sequence ATGGATACAATTATTACAATAGCGAGGCAATTTGGCTCTGCAGGAAGAGAGATAGGAGAACATGTGGCGAAGCAGTTCGGCATTCCGTGCTATGACAAACAGCTTCTTACAAGGGCAGCTCAGGAAAGCGGTTTTTGTGAGGAGATGATACAGACGCACGATGAGAGGCCTACAAACTCCTTTCTTTATAATCTGGTAATGGATACCTATTCGTTCGGTTATAACGCATCCTCATTTGTAGATATGCCTATCAGCCATAAAGTATTTCTTGCCCAGTTTAATACAATTAAGAAGATAGCGGATGAAGGTCCTTGTGTTATAGTCGGACGCTGTGCGGACTATGCACTTAGCGATTATAAAAATTGCGTTAATCTGTTTATTTATGGTGATGAAGATGTCAAGGTGAAGCGCATTATGAACAAGTATGATTTAACGGAAGCAAAGGCGAAAGATATGATAGTTAAGAAAGATAAACAGCGCCAAAGCTATTACAATTATTACTCCTCGAAGAAATGGGGACGCGCCGATAGTTACGATTTATGTATTAATAGCAGTGTTTTAGGCCTTGAGGGTACTGCCGACTTAATCGTTCAATTTGTTAAAAGCCTCGAAAATAACAGAGCTGCCGGGAAATAA
- a CDS encoding DUF2087 domain-containing protein, producing MNEKHNLWDFTVEELVVGYREGKESYLCTVCGEEFKKGLIFQREGVLYDAFGSVTDHHEKEHGITVDYILDMEPSVCGITQIQRQILKLMSEGMNDKEIAQNIGIALSTVRNHRFKLREKEKQAKVFLALMNSLEEKTNRSINQADTGMIEELHAAATMVDDRYNITAEEREKTLKTYMDEAGAIKQFPAKEKKKIILLREITKNFKPEQEYSEIEVNRILERIYEDFPTIRRALIEYGFLDRSLDCSVYRVRI from the coding sequence ATGAACGAGAAACATAATTTGTGGGATTTTACAGTGGAAGAACTTGTAGTTGGATATAGAGAAGGGAAAGAATCCTATTTATGTACCGTATGTGGTGAAGAATTTAAGAAAGGTCTTATATTTCAAAGGGAAGGGGTACTATACGATGCGTTTGGATCGGTTACCGATCATCATGAAAAGGAACACGGAATTACCGTCGATTATATTTTGGATATGGAACCCTCGGTCTGTGGAATCACGCAGATACAGAGGCAAATATTAAAGCTGATGTCGGAAGGCATGAACGATAAAGAAATTGCACAGAACATCGGAATTGCATTGTCTACGGTTAGAAATCACCGATTTAAGTTAAGGGAGAAGGAAAAGCAGGCAAAGGTATTCTTAGCTCTCATGAACTCTCTGGAAGAGAAAACGAACCGATCCATCAATCAGGCGGATACCGGTATGATAGAAGAACTTCATGCTGCCGCAACGATGGTGGATGATAGATATAATATTACCGCCGAGGAAAGAGAAAAAACACTCAAAACTTATATGGATGAAGCGGGGGCGATAAAGCAATTCCCTGCAAAGGAAAAAAAGAAAATCATTTTATTAAGAGAAATTACGAAGAATTTTAAGCCGGAACAAGAATATAGTGAAATCGAAGTGAATAGAATTCTGGAAAGAATTTATGAGGATTTTCCCACGATACGCAGAGCGTTAATCGAATATGGTTTTTTGGACAGATCCCTTGACTGTAGTGTATACAGGGTGAGAATATGA
- a CDS encoding TetR-like C-terminal domain-containing protein, translated as MSNSTKADLEESLKKLLLKKPFDKITINDLTSDCRISRMSFYYHFKDIYDLVEWCCVEDGKRALQGKKTYDTWQEGLLQIFEAVLANKPFILNVYHSVSREQIESYLYQLTYGLLENVVKEQAQDTSLPEEDMKFIAEFYKYSFVGIMLDWIKKGMKEDPDVIVDKVSIMLNGNISNSVQNFIAMRY; from the coding sequence ATGTCAAATTCTACAAAAGCAGATTTAGAAGAATCCTTGAAAAAACTATTACTGAAAAAGCCATTTGACAAGATTACTATTAATGATCTAACGAGTGATTGCAGAATTAGCAGAATGTCATTTTACTACCATTTTAAAGATATCTATGATCTGGTGGAATGGTGTTGCGTAGAAGATGGTAAAAGAGCATTGCAAGGAAAGAAAACGTATGATACCTGGCAGGAAGGATTGTTACAGATATTTGAAGCCGTTTTAGCCAATAAACCTTTTATTTTAAATGTTTATCATTCTGTGAGCAGAGAACAAATAGAAAGTTATTTATACCAGTTGACATATGGGCTTTTAGAAAATGTTGTTAAGGAACAGGCGCAAGATACATCGCTTCCTGAGGAAGACATGAAATTTATAGCGGAGTTTTATAAATATAGTTTTGTCGGAATCATGTTGGATTGGATTAAAAAAGGAATGAAGGAGGATCCGGATGTAATTGTTGATAAGGTGAGTATTATGCTTAATGGAAATATATCAAATTCCGTTCAAAATTTTATAGCAATGCGTTATTGA
- a CDS encoding oleate hydratase, protein MSNMKTKVGLATLAAAGAGAATLVVKNKEKGSNKKKKTAQVPVDSSYRNTERGKHEKNSKGIYYTNGNYEAFATPKKPDGVDEKEAYIVGSGLAALATACFLVRDGKMQGSHIHILEAMDIAGGACDGIEDPTRGYVMRGGREMENHFECLWDLFRSIPSLETPGVSVLDEFYWLNKEDPNYSLCRATKNRGIDAHTDGKFNLSQKGCMEIMKLFMTKDEDLYDKTIEDVFDEEVFDSNFWLYWRTMFAFENWHSALEMKLYFQRFIHHIAGLPDFSALKFTKYNQYESLILPMQKYLEEAGVDFEFNTEVTNVIFEISKDKKVAKTIECKVKGVEKKVVLTENDLVFVTNGSCTEDTVYGDQNHAPKGDAEVRTSGSWNLWKNIARQDPSFGHPEKFCSDIEKTNWESATITTVDDKILPYISNICKRDPKSGKVVTGGIVSCIDSSWLLSWTINRQGQFKGQDKDKICVWVYGLFTDVPGDYVKKQMKDCTGKEITKEWLYHIGVPVDQIDELAEKSAISVPTMMPYITAFFMPRTKGDRPDVIPEGCVNFAFLGQFAETPRDTVFTTEYSVRTAMEAVYGLLGVDRGVPEVWGSVYDIRELLDSSVKLMDGKSPLEIELPGPLNVLKKPIIHFIKGTVIEKVLKDHNVLKSYML, encoded by the coding sequence ATGTCCAATATGAAGACAAAGGTAGGGTTGGCCACATTGGCGGCGGCCGGTGCAGGCGCGGCCACGCTGGTTGTAAAAAACAAGGAAAAGGGAAGTAATAAAAAAAAGAAAACCGCACAAGTTCCTGTAGATTCTAGCTACCGTAATACAGAGCGTGGTAAACATGAAAAGAACAGCAAAGGTATTTACTATACTAATGGTAATTATGAAGCATTTGCAACACCCAAAAAGCCGGATGGTGTAGATGAAAAAGAAGCATACATTGTCGGTAGCGGATTGGCTGCCCTTGCAACAGCTTGTTTTCTCGTTCGTGATGGGAAAATGCAAGGATCTCATATTCATATCCTCGAGGCAATGGATATTGCGGGTGGGGCATGTGATGGAATTGAAGACCCGACCAGAGGATATGTTATGAGAGGCGGCCGTGAAATGGAAAATCATTTCGAGTGCCTGTGGGATTTGTTTCGCAGCATTCCGTCCCTCGAAACTCCGGGAGTGTCTGTATTGGATGAATTTTATTGGTTAAACAAAGAAGATCCGAACTATTCCTTGTGCCGTGCCACAAAAAATCGAGGTATCGATGCACATACAGACGGAAAATTTAACTTAAGCCAAAAGGGGTGTATGGAAATCATGAAGCTTTTCATGACAAAAGATGAAGACTTATATGATAAAACCATAGAAGATGTATTTGATGAAGAAGTGTTTGACTCCAATTTCTGGCTTTATTGGAGGACGATGTTTGCTTTTGAAAACTGGCATAGTGCGTTGGAGATGAAACTGTATTTCCAAAGATTCATTCACCATATTGCGGGATTACCCGACTTTAGCGCATTAAAATTTACAAAATATAATCAATATGAATCACTAATTCTACCTATGCAGAAATATCTTGAAGAGGCAGGTGTTGATTTTGAATTTAATACAGAAGTCACTAATGTGATTTTTGAAATTTCGAAAGATAAGAAAGTTGCTAAAACAATTGAATGTAAAGTAAAGGGAGTAGAGAAGAAGGTTGTTCTTACAGAAAATGACTTAGTATTTGTTACTAACGGAAGCTGTACCGAAGATACTGTTTACGGAGACCAAAATCATGCGCCCAAAGGGGATGCGGAAGTAAGAACGAGCGGAAGTTGGAACTTATGGAAAAACATAGCAAGACAGGATCCTTCTTTTGGACATCCGGAAAAGTTTTGCTCGGATATCGAGAAGACAAATTGGGAATCAGCAACAATTACGACAGTAGATGATAAAATATTGCCTTATATAAGCAATATATGTAAGAGAGATCCTAAAAGCGGAAAAGTTGTAACCGGTGGTATTGTAAGCTGTATAGATTCTTCCTGGCTTCTAAGCTGGACCATTAACCGACAAGGACAGTTTAAAGGGCAAGATAAAGATAAAATATGTGTATGGGTATATGGGTTATTTACGGATGTTCCCGGAGATTATGTGAAAAAACAAATGAAGGACTGTACCGGGAAGGAAATAACAAAAGAATGGTTATACCACATAGGTGTCCCCGTTGATCAAATTGATGAGCTGGCCGAAAAGAGTGCTATTTCTGTTCCGACTATGATGCCTTATATTACCGCATTTTTCATGCCAAGAACCAAAGGAGACAGGCCGGATGTCATTCCGGAAGGCTGTGTTAATTTTGCTTTTCTTGGACAGTTTGCAGAAACCCCACGGGATACCGTGTTTACAACGGAGTATTCGGTAAGAACAGCAATGGAAGCAGTATATGGATTACTTGGCGTTGACAGAGGAGTTCCCGAAGTCTGGGGTAGTGTATACGATATCAGAGAGTTACTCGATAGCAGCGTTAAATTGATGGATGGAAAATCTCCATTGGAAATAGAATTACCGGGGCCGCTGAATGTATTGAAGAAACCGATCATTCATTTTATAAAAGGAACGGTCATTGAAAAAGTATTGAAAGATCACAATGTTTTAAAAAGTTATATGCTTTAA
- the xylA gene encoding xylose isomerase, with amino-acid sequence MSELFKGIGSIKYEGAGSKNPLAFHHYNKDQVVLGKPMKEWMPFAMAWWHNLCAGGSDMFGRNTTDKGFGAEPGTMEHARAKVDAGFEFMQKLGIEYFCFHDVDLVPEADDLKETNRRLDEITDYISVKMKETGIKCLWGTANMFSNPRFMNGAGSSNSADVFCFAAAQVKKALELTVKLGGRGYVFWGGREGYETLLNTDVKFEQENIAKLMKMAVEYGRSIGFTGEFWIEPKPKEPMKHQYDFDAATSIGFLRQYGLDKDFKLNIEANHATLAGHSFQHDLRIAAINDMLGSVDANTGDLLLGWDTDEFPFNVYDTTMCMYEVIKAGGLKYGGFNFDSKTRRPSYTHQDMFEAFILGMDTFALGLLKAAAMIEDGRIDAFVKERYSSYESGIGEKIRKGETSLAELAAYAEEMGAPQLPGSGRQEYLERVVNEVLFG; translated from the coding sequence ATGTCTGAATTGTTTAAAGGTATTGGTAGCATTAAATATGAAGGTGCCGGTAGTAAAAATCCATTGGCCTTTCATCATTACAACAAAGATCAAGTGGTTTTAGGTAAACCTATGAAAGAATGGATGCCCTTTGCTATGGCATGGTGGCACAATCTATGTGCAGGCGGATCCGATATGTTCGGCCGTAATACAACGGATAAGGGTTTTGGCGCAGAGCCGGGAACAATGGAACATGCGAGAGCAAAAGTGGATGCCGGCTTCGAGTTCATGCAGAAGCTGGGCATTGAATATTTCTGTTTCCACGATGTTGATCTCGTGCCGGAAGCAGATGATCTGAAAGAAACGAATAGACGTCTTGATGAGATTACCGATTATATTTCGGTGAAGATGAAAGAAACCGGTATTAAATGCCTTTGGGGAACCGCCAATATGTTCTCTAATCCCCGTTTTATGAACGGTGCCGGCAGTTCCAATTCTGCGGATGTATTCTGTTTTGCTGCAGCACAAGTGAAAAAAGCATTGGAATTGACTGTAAAATTAGGCGGGCGCGGTTATGTATTCTGGGGTGGACGTGAAGGCTATGAAACTCTTCTAAATACAGACGTGAAGTTCGAACAAGAAAACATTGCTAAACTGATGAAAATGGCAGTAGAGTATGGACGAAGTATAGGCTTCACCGGTGAGTTCTGGATTGAGCCTAAACCGAAGGAACCTATGAAGCACCAATACGACTTTGATGCTGCTACATCTATTGGTTTCTTACGCCAATATGGATTGGATAAAGATTTTAAGTTGAATATCGAAGCTAACCACGCTACATTGGCAGGACATAGCTTCCAGCATGATTTACGTATTGCCGCTATCAACGATATGTTGGGAAGCGTAGATGCTAATACCGGCGACTTGCTATTGGGATGGGATACTGATGAATTCCCCTTCAATGTATATGATACTACCATGTGTATGTACGAAGTAATTAAAGCGGGCGGACTGAAATACGGAGGCTTTAACTTTGATTCCAAGACACGTCGTCCCAGTTATACCCACCAGGATATGTTTGAAGCCTTTATCCTCGGTATGGATACCTTTGCTCTGGGCCTTTTGAAAGCAGCAGCTATGATTGAAGATGGACGCATTGATGCGTTCGTAAAAGAGCGTTACTCCAGTTATGAATCCGGAATCGGTGAAAAGATCCGTAAAGGTGAAACCAGCCTTGCGGAGCTGGCTGCCTATGCAGAGGAAATGGGAGCTCCCCAATTACCGGGTAGCGGTAGACAGGAATATTTGGAAAGAGTTGTAAATGAAGTACTATTTGGCTAA
- a CDS encoding ATP-binding protein → MAYTQKNYTYNDKLSTDENLLLDKLFKLRLSHMSEALEKQFLNPNTALEDFHTRISEIIHYEWDQRQNTKFNKLLKKASLKYPTADFDSGLYESDRMLDTHTIELLQKCEWIDEPKNLLITGSAGAGKTYIANALCITALQQLRTVKYIRANALLLESEKARQLGHAYDYTNQMAAYDLLVIDDFGLMELSMDKCRDLFEIIETRDCKKATMIVSQLPVIKWWDLFKDNTYADACLSRMTSKAYRLECNGRDMRK, encoded by the coding sequence ATGGCTTATACACAAAAAAACTATACATACAATGACAAGCTAAGCACTGATGAAAATCTGTTATTGGACAAACTATTTAAACTCCGCCTGTCCCACATGTCGGAGGCATTGGAGAAGCAGTTCCTTAACCCCAACACGGCACTCGAGGACTTTCATACCCGTATATCTGAGATTATTCACTATGAATGGGATCAGCGTCAGAACACAAAGTTCAACAAGCTACTTAAGAAAGCGTCCTTGAAATATCCGACTGCAGACTTTGATTCTGGTCTTTACGAATCAGATCGTATGCTGGATACTCACACCATTGAGTTACTACAAAAATGTGAATGGATTGACGAACCTAAAAATCTATTGATTACTGGTAGCGCTGGGGCAGGCAAAACTTATATCGCGAATGCACTATGCATTACCGCTTTACAACAGCTACGAACAGTAAAATATATCAGAGCCAATGCACTTCTTCTAGAAAGTGAAAAGGCACGTCAACTTGGTCATGCCTACGATTATACAAATCAGATGGCAGCTTATGACTTGCTGGTAATTGATGATTTCGGTCTTATGGAACTAAGCATGGATAAGTGCCGTGACCTCTTTGAAATCATTGAAACAAGAGATTGTAAAAAGGCAACAATGATTGTATCTCAGCTTCCCGTCATCAAGTGGTGGGACCTCTTCAAAGATAACACCTATGCGGATGCCTGCTTAAGCAGGATGACATCTAAGGCGTACCGCCTTGAGTGCAATGGAAGAGACATGAGAAAGTAA